A window of Phycisphaeraceae bacterium genomic DNA:
CTTCTTCCAGTTCAAACAACTACCCTTCGAGAATAACCCCGACCCGAGGTTCTTCTACGACAGCGAGCAGCACCGCGAGGCTCTTGCCGCCATCGAGTACACCATCCGCTTGCGCAAGGGCATCGTCCTGATCACCGGCGAGATCGGCTCGGGTAAGACCACGATCGGTCGCACCATGCTCTCACGCTGTGGCGACCAGACCACCATCGCTCAGATCGTGCACGCCCACGCCGACCGCGCCGACCTGATCGCCCATGTCCTTCGTGCCATTGGCGTCACACCACCCGAAGGCGCAAGCCACGCCCGCCTCCTTGAAACACTCCAAGACGTGCTCATCGAGCACGCCCGTCAGCGTCGCCCGGTTGTTCTGTTCGTCGATGAGGCCCAGAACCTCACCGATCAGTCTCTTGAAGAGCTCCGGCTCATCAGCAACTTCGACACCAACACCATCAAGCTGCTCCAACTTGTCCTCGTCGGCCAACCCGAACTCCGTGATCGCATCGCCAGCCCCAAGCTCTTGGCCCTACGGCAGCGGATCGTCCTGGCCAAGCAGCTCCGAGCTATGAACCGTCGCGATACCGGGGCCTACATCGATCACCGCATCCGCGCGGCCAGCCTGGATCCTGACCAGATTTTCGTTGAGTTCGACGATTCGGCCAAGGATGAGGTCTTCAGCTACGCCCGAGGGACCCCTCGGCTAATCAATGTAGTGTGCGATAACGCGCTACTCATGAGTTACGTTCGAGAAAGTACACGGGTCTCAGCCGATATCGTTAGGGCTGTCATCGACGACATGCTGCCGAGCTTCGGTGAACCGGTTGTGCGGCCGGTAAGCGCCCGGACTGAATGGACAGCACCCAGAGTAGGGACACGATCGTGGGATACATCTTTGACGCTCTAAAAAGGTCCGAGGGCAACGACGACCACGGTCAGCCTGACGCCCGCGAAGGCGTCGAGCGCCCCGCCGTGCCACCGCCTGCTCAGGACACCGCGCCCGCCAACGAACCCCGTGCCACCGGTCCGTTCTCAACCATCTTCGAGGACGCAGACCTCACCGATGGACTCGACGGTAAGACCCAGCAGGCCTACGCCTTCACCGAAACACCTCAGTCACAAACCACCGATCAAGAAACCGAAATCGAAGATGACTTCGCGCCACTGGGCGCGATCGGTGCCGACGACCACCAAGCCGTCACGCGCTTCGACGACCGCGTCGTCGTCGCCACCGAACCCAGCTCAAGGGCCTCCGAAGAGTACCGGCTCATTCGTACCTCCCTCCTGGCTCGTTGGGAGCAGCGAAGAAACCTCGTCCACACCATCACCAGCGCCACGCCCCAGGAAGGCAAGACCATCACCAGCCTGAACCTCGGGCTGAGCCTCGCTGAACTCCACGAGCGACGCACCATCGTGATCGAAGCCGATCTCCGCCTCCCCTCGTTCGAGGACATGCTGCACATCGGTTCCACCACCGGGCTGCTCGCCTATCTCCGCAATCAGGCCACCGCCGAACAGATCATCGAGACCGTCCCTGGCAGCAACCTATCGGTCATCACCGCTGGGGGGCGAGCCGGACGCAATGCCGTAAGCCTTCTCGGCTCGGGACGAATGAAGAGCCTCCTAAGCATGCTCCGCACCCGGTACGACCACATCATTATCGACACCCCGCCAGCACTCGACCTCGCCGACGCAGGCATCCTTGGCGGGTTCTCTGATGAAGTGCTCCTGGTCGCTCGCATGCGTCTCACCCCGCGTCCGCTCATCGAGCAGGCCGTCCGCGTGCTCCGGAGCTACCACACACCCATCGGCGGCGTGATCGCCACCGACCAGGAAGAGGTCACGGCCGCTTACAGCTACGCCTACAGCTACCGTTATCGATACGTCGATCAGCTACGCGAAGCCGCCTGAACACGCACCAGCAGGAACGGATGATGCCGACCCAGGACGACAACACGACCCGGACACAACTCCCGGTACCGGTCCGCCGCGCCGCCCAGAAGCGCCGCGTCCTGATGCTCGCCAACACCCTCCCCGATCCTCAGGGAAAACCAGCGGCACGGCGCGTCAGCGCGCTCATCGACACGCTCGCCGATATCTGCGACCTCCATCTCACCATCCTCGCGACCGGTAAACTCCACCTCCGCGCCTGGCAGCACGCCCAGCAGCGATGTGCCGCCATGACTGTCGAACCCATCGACGCCATGCACCGCCGCGACCTGACACTATCGAGAACCGTGCACCGCTGGCAACAGGAAGGCCACTTCCCCATCGTCCTGAGCTGCAGCGCTAAACTCTGGCCAGCCATCCGCTGGTTCCGCCAGAGTCTGGTCGTCTCGGACCTTGAACCCGAAGCCCAGGCCTGCCTCGATTCCGAGACCGGCGAACCACAGCCCAATGCCGGTGCCCGACGAATCTATAAAGACATCTGCCGGTCCGCCGAACGCTCTGGCATGGCCATTGTGGGCACCCGAGCCCAGACGACACCCCTCCTGACACGGGCCGGTCGCAGCATCATCCTCCCCTCCGAGCACCTTGCCCAGCTCCCCAGCATCCTCGAAGCCTTCGAGCCCGCCGAACACCGCCGGGCCTCGGCCCGACCGCTCGCACGAGCAGCCTGAGCCCCCACTCACGGTCAGACGCTGGCAGTCCACAGAGCACCCGCCTAGCATGAAGGCTATGGCGAACGCCTCAAAACAACACTTGTCAATGCGCCGCTCCGGAGCCCTTGCCGTCGTCATGGTCGGCATCTTCCTCGGCTCCCTGGGCATCGCATCGCTCCTCACCACCAACCGCGAGCATGACTTTGACTCGCTGCCTATCACGACACCACCATCCAGTAATCAGGCAGAACCCTTAGCCGAACCAACCAACACGTCAGGTCAACTCGCCCCCCGGTGGATCGGCCTGGGCGGACTGGATATCCCCACTCCAGCCACATGGAATACGGTCGATAAATCTCTGGACCCCTCCTGGGCTCAGCTCACCGAGCAGAGCGTGATTCTCGCTGATCCCAACCGGCCTACTCGACGCCTGCGCATCGGCTACATCAACACACCAGAAGGCACCAGCGCTGCGGAGGTCTACGACACGCTCCTTGGCGAAGACAAACCTTACTTCGAGCCCATCGAGAGCAACCTCCGACCGTTCCTCACATCCACTCACTCTGGCGGGGTCCTCGCCAAAGAGGTCCAGATCCGCATCCAGTCCGATGACGGCTCCATCGACCGCCTTGCCAACAGCCTCATCGCCATCTGTGTGATGAGCCGCAACAACGACGGCCGCCGCTTCTGGCTGATCTACTTCTCCGACCTGCTCCCCGATGGAGCGCAAGGCCAGAAGCTCGCCCGCGAAGGCTACGCCCTGGTCACGCTCGCTGGCCGCTATGCAAGACCCACCAACGATGCGACGACGGAGATTAGCACCCCGTGATTCACCTCCGCCTGCGTCACTTCGCCACCCTGATCCTCAGTCTGCTCGTGCTCATCACCCCCAGTGTCACAGCCACAACATGGTCCGAACCCATGTTTGGTATCAGCCTCGACCTGCCCGACAACGCTCACTACGTCGAGCAGACTGACGATGGCGCCCTCATCAAAGTCGTAGGCGAAGGCTCCGCAGCCGCCAGTCTCCATCTCGAACAACAGGATCAGGACACCATCCTCCCCGCTATCACCAACCGAGCCCTCGGTCAGATCGGCTTCGGTGCGAGTCAACCCACCATCCTCGAAGAATCCCCGCTGCGCACCACCATCGCTGGCCACCGAGCCCATTGGTGGACCGTCCGCGTCAGCTCGGAGAAACGCGGCGAGTTCTATCTCGCCCAGGCCTTCATCATGCTCACCCCCCGCCGCGTTGCCGTTATCCAATCCGAGGCCGACTGGCCCGACGCTGATCGCGGCCGCGAACTCTTCGACCAACTCGTCAACAGTTTCGCCGTCAGAGATCAGCAGGAACTCGCCCAGGAACACCGCCAGCGTCTCGAACGCGGACGCCAGTGGATCGACGCCGTCGTTCCCGCCATGAACCAGACCATCACCACACCCACCACCTCGTGGTTCCTCATCGAACTCCAGGGCGAAGCCATCGGATACGAACGACACGTCATCAAACCCGCCACCGAACTAGGTATCGAAGGCATTAGCGTCGAGCACCGCAGACGCGTGGACCACAAATCCACGATCCAAGACAGCGTTATCCGAGCCTTCGCCTCCGCCGACACCACCGTCGAAGTGTGGGAATCACGCTCAAGCATCAAACAGATCGACAACACCGCCGCACCCTACTACAGCAAAGCCATCACCGCCGTGCGCACCGGTGAAACGCTCGTCATTACCATCGAAGACCCCGACCGTACCGCCCAGACCCAACACGCCATCCCGCCCATCGCCTACCTCCCCATGGCCCACCAGCTCGCCATGACGACCGGCTGGCAGGACCTGCTCAGCGACCCCGTTGCCTACTACAGCTACTACCTACCCGTCGAATCCATGACCTTCGCCCTCGCCGAAGCTCATCAAGCCAGCAACGGATATCAGGTGATGCTCTACCCAGCCCCGCGCAGAGCCGCGCAGAATCTTCACTTCGACAACGCTGGCCAACTCCTCGAACACACGACACCCGATGGCCGCAGCCTACGCCACGTGCAGGCCTCGGAGATCGAGGCCGCCTTTGCTGGCAACCGCCGCATGGAGGGTGCCGGTGCACGCTGAGATCCAACTCGACAGCCAACCCGATGTTCGACTCGCTATCACGGGACCCGAGGAGCGCAATCTCAAACTCCTCCGCGAAGCCCTAGGCGTCACCATTATCGCGCGATCACACACCATCCGTATCTCCGGCGAACCCGGTCCTGTCCGCCGCGCCGCCGCCACCCTCAAAGAGCTCATCGA
This region includes:
- a CDS encoding AAA family ATPase produces the protein MYEDFFQFKQLPFENNPDPRFFYDSEQHREALAAIEYTIRLRKGIVLITGEIGSGKTTIGRTMLSRCGDQTTIAQIVHAHADRADLIAHVLRAIGVTPPEGASHARLLETLQDVLIEHARQRRPVVLFVDEAQNLTDQSLEELRLISNFDTNTIKLLQLVLVGQPELRDRIASPKLLALRQRIVLAKQLRAMNRRDTGAYIDHRIRAASLDPDQIFVEFDDSAKDEVFSYARGTPRLINVVCDNALLMSYVRESTRVSADIVRAVIDDMLPSFGEPVVRPVSARTEWTAPRVGTRSWDTSLTL
- a CDS encoding AAA family ATPase, with protein sequence MGYIFDALKRSEGNDDHGQPDAREGVERPAVPPPAQDTAPANEPRATGPFSTIFEDADLTDGLDGKTQQAYAFTETPQSQTTDQETEIEDDFAPLGAIGADDHQAVTRFDDRVVVATEPSSRASEEYRLIRTSLLARWEQRRNLVHTITSATPQEGKTITSLNLGLSLAELHERRTIVIEADLRLPSFEDMLHIGSTTGLLAYLRNQATAEQIIETVPGSNLSVITAGGRAGRNAVSLLGSGRMKSLLSMLRTRYDHIIIDTPPALDLADAGILGGFSDEVLLVARMRLTPRPLIEQAVRVLRSYHTPIGGVIATDQEEVTAAYSYAYSYRYRYVDQLREAA